The segment TATCGGTTGCACCTACATTTTCAAAAAAAAGGTCTTTCATTTCACACTTTTCGCAGTTGCAATTTGCAATCATATTTTTAAGTTTTCAAAAAAATAAAATATCAAAAATAAGATAAATTATGTAGTAATAAATTGGGAATTAAAAATAATGTAAGTAATCAGTGTCAGAAACTTGAAATTAATATTATGCTTTCTCTTTGTGAAACTCTATGTCTTCTTTGTGATTCTCTGTGAAACAGCTATTACACAAAGTTGCTTAGAGAAGCACAAAGTTGCACAAAGATTAAAAAGAAATTATTTACAATCCATATCATTATAACTTTTCAGTACACTGATTAGATGAAAATGATAAATGACATTCTTTTATGAATCAGAGTAAAATATTATTTCCTACACCTCAAAATAATTTTAGCCTTTAAGTCAATAAAAAGCAGTTTCGTCATCGGCGATTTTCAAATGGCAATTTTATGATAGTTATCATATTATGATAATTATCATAAGCAAAAGTTTTCGATATTGAACTACTGCACGTATTTTTGAGAAGTGTTTTATTAATAAAATTGGAAAATATTATGAAAAAACTACTAATTTTAGGAGGAGGAACCGCCGGAACAATGATGGCAAACAAGCTTCGTTTGGCACTAAATGTTGAAGAATGGGAAATCACAATTGTCGATAAGCATAAGACTCATTATTATCAACCCGGATTTTTGTTTATTCCTTTCTCAATATACAACAAGAGCGATGTAATTAAGCCAAAAAGCGATTTTTTCCCAACAGGTGTAAAAGTGATATTTTCGAATATTGACAAAATTGTTCCTGAAGAAAGCAAAGTGCTAATAGAAAATGGGCAGGTTCTTAGATATGATTATTTAATAATTTCAACAGGAACAAAAACAGTACCTGCCGAAACTCCTGGACTACAAGATAAACTGTGGAGAAAAAGTATTTTCGATTTTTATACAATCGAAGGAGCACTTGCTTTGCAGCAATTTTTCAAATCGTGGAAAGGAGGTCATCTGGTAATGGCAATTTCCGAAATTCCATTTAAATGTCCGGTAGCTCCGCTCGAATTTGTTTTTCTTGCCGATGCTTATTTTACAAAAATGAATATTCGCGACAAAGTAAAAATAAGTTTAGTTACTCCAATGTCAGGAGCATTTACAAAACCGGTTGCAACAAAAATGCTGAGTGAACTTCTTGAGGATAAAAATATTGAGGTTATCCCCGATTTTTACATTGAGCGGATCGACAACGAAAACAAAAAACTAATTTCTTACGATGAAGAAGAAGTTCCGTTCGATGTTCTGACAATAGTTCCCGTAAATATGGGAGACGAAATGATAGAAAGAAGCGGAATGGGCGATGATATGAATTTTGTCCCTACCAACAAAGAAACATTGCAATCTAAAGACCACGATAATATTTTTGTTATTGGCGATGCGTCAGATATTCCTACATCAAAAGCCGGATCGGTGGCGCATTTTTCAGGCGAGATTTTATTCGAGAATATTTTGTGTGCAATCGAAAACCGCCCATTCACAGCCAAATTTGACGGACATGCAAATTGTTATATCGAAACCGGTTTTGGAAAAGGTGCTTTGATTGATTTTAATTACGATACAGAACCATTGCCGGGGACTTTTCCATTGCCGGGAATTGGACCTTTCGGATTGTTGAAAAACACAAAAATTAATCATTACGGAAAAGTTATGTTTCGATGGATTTATTGGCATATGTTGCTGAAAGGCAAAGAATTGCCTATAACGGCAGAAATGACAATGATAGGAAAGAAAAAAATCATGATTTAAATTGAGTTGCTATGGATGATGTTAAAACCCAGATAGATACACTAAATGCAAAAGTTGATTTAATTTTGGATTATGTGAATCAGCAGCGTCTGAAAACAGCTGCTGTTGATGATTTATTAAGCGATTTGGCGATAGTTGGAAAAGATGTTTACGATTCAACAGTAGAAGAGTTGGACAATGCAGCCGTTGAAATTGATCCTGAAGATTTGCGAATTCTTGGAATCAAACTGATTCGAAATATTAAAAACTTTATCAGTCTTATTAATTCATTCGAAAGTTTGTCCGATTTTGTTAAAGATGCTTCACCAATTTTCAATGAGCTAATAATTGATTTTACTAACAAACTGAACGAATTTGATAAAAATGGATATTTTGATTTTTTCAAAGAAGTAATTACAGTTTTTAATAATGTAATTAATCATTTTTCGACTGAAGATATGCACCAGCTTGCCAATAATGCTGTTACTATTTTAGAAACTGTGAAATCGTTTACACAGCCTGATATGTTGAAATCGGTGAATAATGCAATGCACATTTTCAAAAATATGGAAATTGAAAATGTTCCTGAATATTCTTTATGGAAACTGATGAAAGAAATAAATAAGCCGGAAATGAGGCGAGCTTTGGGTTTTATGGTGGTATTTATAAAAAATGTGTCGAACTCCCAGAACCAATTGAATGAGAAATGAAAAAAAGTTTTACGCAATCGTAATTCAAAATAAAATACATATTAACTTAAAATAATAATTATGGCAGAGAAAAATTATGCAGGATTGTCGCTCGAAGTAAACGACGAGGGATACCTACTCGATCATGCTCAATGGTCGAAAGAAATTGCTGTTGAAATAGCAAAAGAAGAAAATATTGACTTAGACGAAGATCATTTTGCGGTGCTCGATTTTATTCGCGAAAAGTATATCGCAGGAGAATCTCTAACCATCCGAAAAGTTGGAAAATCAGGAATTGTAGATATTAAAGGATTGTACAAGCTTTTTCCTGGAGGTCCTTTGAAAAAGTCGTCGAGAATTGCAGGAATTCCGAAACCAAGTAGTTGTGTTTAAAACTTAAAAAATAGAAATATGAGTAAAGAAAGTGATAATGCACCTTTAAAAAAAGTGTGTATAATTTGTGCGAAAGGCGCAATAGAGGATGTTTATGCAACATTAGTTCTTGCCAATGGTGCTGTAATGGAAGGTATTGAAGCAAAAGTATTTTTTACTTTTTTCGGCTTGGATGCGATTACAAAAAAACAAATGGGCAAAATTAAAACTGCTACAGTTGGAAATCCAGCTATGAGAATGCCGGGCGGCCTTCCTTTTCCTTCTTTGATGGGAATTATTCCAGGAGTTGAAGCGGGAGTTTCGGCAATGATGAAAAGCGAAATGGACAAATTGGATATTCCGCCGGTTGATGAATTTTTAGAAATGATTACAGCAGGTGGTGGAGAAATTTATGCTTGCAAACTGGCAATGGATATGTTCAAACTGAAAAAAGAAGATTTGTGGGAAGGAGTTGATAGTGTTCTGACTGTTGGCGATTTCTATGGATTGTGCAGTGGAAATAATACTCAGATAATTTTCACATAGTGGCTTTTCATTGAGAATTTGTCAGATATTTTACTTCAGGAAAGTCTGTTATAGGCTATTTCATTTTCTGTCAGAAAATAAGGGCAATGTAAAATTAAATTTGCTGCCCTTATTCAGCTTGCTTTCAATAAAAATATCGCCACCATTTTTTGCAATAAATTCCCTACACAGAATTAAACCAAGTCTGGTTCCAGTTTCTCCTAAGGTTCCTTTGGAAGAAATATTTTGGTCTATTTTAAAAAGGTTATTGAGGTTTTTTTCTGAAATTACAATGCCAGGTCCGATATCGAAATATGACAAAAGTTCGATACTTATTTGTAGGCAATAGTAAAATTTCATCAATGAAAAAATTATAATATGAATATGGAAAGTTCGACAAACTATTTAAAAATTATTTTCCTGAAAGGACTTTTTTGTACAGTTTTTTGTCAGACAAAACTTTAATTGCTTTCTGAAAAACAAGATCTTCTTTGTTTACAATTTGATAATATTCGGTTAAATCAAATACATTTAAAGCAATAAGAGCAATAATTCTATTTCTTATCTTAGTTTTTGACCGCTGAAATTCTTTTTCATTGAATGAAATCTCATTTTTTTTTGCAATTACTAAAAAATCTCCGAACATTTCTTCAGAAATATCAAATTCAGCTATATATCTATCGAATGTAGGATAGGCTTGTTTAAACAATTCTCTATTTTTGTTGGCATAATTCAACGAATAAAGATTAATTATGCCTTTGTCTAACAATTCTTGATAATAATTTGTATATACATTTGTATCAATTGGTATAAAAATGTCTGGCATTATGCCACCGCCACCATAAACCGTACGTTTGCTAATAAGAGTTTCAAATTTCAGAGAATCTGGAAAATGAATGCTATCCTTGTTTAATAGTTCTCCATGATTATAACGCTCTATCAATTCGTGATTATAATCTTCGTTTCCATTGTTGTATGGTTTTTGAATTGACCGACCGGATGGTGTATAATATTGAGCAATTGTTAGACGCAATTTCGATCCGTCTGGCAAACTTAAGGGGCGTTGAACAAGTCCTTTACCAAAGGAGCGTCTTCCAATAATTACTCCTCTATCCCAGTCTTGAACAGCACCTGCAACTATTTCGCTGGCAGAGGCAGAACCTTCATTTATTAATATTGTTAGACGACCATTTTCGAAATAGCCTGATATATTAGCCAATTTTTCTTCTTTCAAACTATGTTTTCCTTCAGTGAAAACTATAAGTTTTTCTTCTCCGATAAAATGGTCGCAAATGTCCACAGCAGTTTTTAAGTAGCCTCCACCATTGCCCCTAATATCTAATATTAGATTTTCTATTCCGTGAGCGAGAAAATTGCTCATCACTTTGTTGAATTCGTTAACTGTGGTTGCCGAGAAGTTGTTCAATTTTATGTATCCGGTTTTATTGTTAACCAGATAGGAGGCTTCGATGCTTTTTATAGGCAATTTTTCTCTTCGTATTGTAAAATTTAGCAAACTATTAGAACCAAATCGTTTTATTCCTATATTAAGTTTTGTTCCGGCTATACCTAAAAATTTTAGTCTGGCATCGAATTCGCTTAGTCCGATTCCAGCAATATTTTCATTTTCAAGAAGAATTATTCTGTCTCCCGGCAAAATGCCATTTTTCGCTGCTGGTCCACTTTTTAAGGTATTTATTACGTAAAGAGTATCATCTAATATTTGAAATTGAATTCCAATGCCATCAAAATTTCCTTTCAAAGGTTCTTCAATCATTTTTACATTCTCTTTTGAAATATATTGTGAATGCGGATCAAGATCTTCAAGCATACCTATTATTGCATTTTCAACAATTTCTTCCTCGCTCACACTATCGATGTATAGGTCTTGAATATAAGAAAATGCTTTGGTAAGTTTTCGTTTTTGTAGCTGTTCTGTTTGAGAATGAAGAAGATTTAAAAAAATAATATTCACAATAACTATTATGAAAAATGTCTTTTTAAAATTATTCAATTGCATAATATCTCTATTTAAAATACAAAGATACCTTTTATTAATTGATTATTGAATATTGATTATTGGCTATGACTATTGCCTAATGAATATTGATCCATGCTTGTGCGGATTTGCAATCTGTGTGTCAAGTACAGTTACCCATTGCGGTGTTTCTAAAAAAATATCTACCCAACCAAACTGTTCATGGTGAAAAATTATGCTTCATCAGGTTCATGGGTTTTGTATTTATCTGACATTTAGCAAAGATCAATATTTTTCCTAACAATTATGGATTATTCGTGTTGTTATATCTACGGATTGCATATCCATAATAGCGAGATTTTATATCTAAGTCTTAAAATCAGGAATCGTAATTATTTTGTTTACTACTGCATAAATTGTTAAACCCGAAACCGATTTAATTCCGGTTTTGTGAGTAATATTTTTGCGGTGAGTCATTACGGTGTGTGTGCTTAAAAACAATTTATCGGCGATTTCTTTATTAGAATTTCCTTCGACAATAAGTTTCAGAATCTCAGTTTCGCGATCGCTTATTGTGTCTATGGCTTTTGCTGTGTTGGCTTTATTTATTTTAATCTGATTATTGATTTTAGAATTTAGACTAAAAGTATCGTCGTTGATGTATATTTTTTCGTCAAATTTATTTAGTAATGATTCATCAAAATAGTTGTAAATCAACGCAAACCATTTTATGTGTTGAAATTCGATTTGTACTTTTTTAAATGTTTTTACGCTATTCAAAATAAAAATCGGATTTATAATAATTAAATCTGTCTGCAGCTTGTTTGTTTTCAAAATAAAATCATCGAATGAAGAAACTTGAGATATATTAAATTTTCTGCTATCAATCAGTTTCGATAATCCTGTGAAAATTATTTCAGATGGTTCAATAATAATTAACTTATTCACAACTATGCTTTTATTGTTTCAAGTTCCATTTTTTCGACAAAGGGAATTAAAATATTGTCTTCTATTCTTGAGTGAATGTTCAAGTCATATTCCAAATCAAATAAATCAAAGAGAATTTTTCGTCTGATTATTTTGTCGTGCTTTTGATGCAAATATTTAATTAGCAAGCTTTTTAGGTCTTGCAGTTTTTCTTCTATATCTTCATGGTGTTCTTTGTATTCTATTACAGAATAGTTGCTCGATTTTGCAGTCTTTTTCGCATTTTTAATATTGTCAATCATTTCTATAATAAAAGGAAAAACTACACGATTTTCGTAATTGATATGTTCGCTCACTTCCTTTAAATATTCTTCGTAGAAATTTGCCAGAAGCTGAATCTGACTTTCGTCATTTTCACTAATCATAATTTGAATATTGTTTTTTATCTCAGGAAATTTTTCTTCTAAATAATACCTGTGAGATTTTTTCAAATAATTGATAATGTCCTTAATATCAGTGTAGCTGAAATTGTCAATACTGTCTCCTTCTACATTATTGTAAAGATTTGAAATAGTGATAAATACTTGTGGATTTATTTTCGCTTCTAAGCAAACTTCAGCAATAGTTTTCTCAGAAAATCCCAAATCTATTCCAAGACGCTCAATCACAAATAGTAGCAAATGATTGTTAAAAACAACATCGGACATTTTCATGTCTTCGTATATATTTCGACTAAAGCTCATAATTATTTAATATTTTTATTGCAAAAGTATTAATTTTCAAATATTTGATCAGAAAATTAAATTTATGAAGCATAGAAAATTGCTGCCAATAAATAATTTATTGGTTTCATACTTTTTTATTGAATTTCGTTCAAAATCTTCTCAAAGCACTCGAAAAGTTTCGAGAGGTAGTCTATTTCTGTAAAATCTAAAGTCAGATATGGACTCATAATTGTTGAACGAAGCACAAATACTTCTTGAGTTTTTTTCCATTCGTTTTCGGAGATCGATAGTTTTTCGAGGAAGTGTAAAGGAATGTCCTTATAATCTGCGTAAGAGAACGAAGTTGATGATATCATAAATTCGTATTGTTGTGCAAATTTTCCGGGTTTATAATACAATTTTTCTTTTACGTCTCTATTTAATTGGTTCATTTGCTTCAGGCTTGTGTTTCCAACTTCATTGAAAGCATACATTACAATATTTGTATCGGGTTTCACAAGAGGTACAATTTCGTATGATTTTTCTCCAATTTGAAATAAATATTTGTCTAAAATCATATTGTACAATCTCAAAGCACCTTCAATTGATTCGCCAATTATTTTTCCGTAGCCATTAAGGTTTAAACCAACAACTTTGTTTGCAGTCCATACTGCTGCCGCTGCTGCTCCCGATTTAGAGCCTTCGAGAATATAGCTCCCGAGCAATAGCGGATTTTGATATTCGTTGCCTTCCTCGAAAATATATGGTGCAAAATATGAAACAATATTCCTCACTCGCTTGTCGCGAAAAACTATGGCTCCTGCCTGATAAGGAATATATCCTAATTTATGAGGATCGATTGTTACCGAGTCAACATCTTCGAAAGATTTAAAAGCATTATATATTTCTATGGGTGGATAATTGTACGATTCAGCAATTATATCTTTCTCGTGCAAAGAATGTCGTAAATCTGCATATGGTAAAAAATTGTATGATTCATCGATAAACAAACTTCTAACATATCCGCCATAAGCTCCATCAATATGGATGTAAAATGAGGTTCCTTTTTCTTCAAATTTTTTACGTAAAGCAACAATTTCATCAATTGGATCGACAGATCCTTCTTCGGTTGTTCCTACAACCCCAACAACAGCCAGGATATTTTCGTCATTATCAACAATTTCTTGAATTTTCTCCTCAAGGTCATTTATGTCCATTCTATAATTGTCGGTTACTTTCACTACAACAAGATTGTTTGCTCCAATTCCCAATATATCCACCATCTTATCCCACGAGTAGTGTCTTGTTCCCGGAACCAAAATTTTTCCAATTTCAAATGATTTGACTCCTTCGCCCCGAGCTGAATGTTTTTTTATTAGCTCGAGATCATTGTTTAACTTTCCAATCAATTCGAGTGTTTTTCTTGGCGAAAAATTCATCAACATTTTATCAGTCATTCCTTCAAACAAATCGGGTTTCACTTTTTTTATTGCGAGAGGTATTGATTTTAAATTTCGGGCAATCCATAGTGCCTCAATATTTGCAACAGTACCGCCCGATGTTATATGCCCAAATGCCTGATTTTTATCGAAGCCCAACATTTGAGCCAAGTCAATCCCAACCTGAAGTTCGAGCTCAGTAGTTGCAGGAGAGGCCTCCCATGCAACATTGTTTGGGTTGTATAGCATCGTGAGAATATATGCCAAATGTGCTGGCATGAGCAGGTCTGAAACCATATGTCCCAAATATCGCGGAGAATGCCAGGGTAGCGAACTTTGCTTTAGTGCCGAGGACAATTGTAGGAGTGTTTCCTGAATTTTTTGTTGAGTGATGATGAAGTTTTCTTCGCCTTGATCTTGTAAAGTTATGCTTTGAGTGTCGTTTGGGTGAAAATTCCTTCGCCAATGAATATGTTCATCTATCAAAAAATTTAGTATTTCTTTAAAAAATTTGTGATTCTCTGCTTGTGGTCCAAGAAATAAGGCTTCAAAATTCATAATCATTCAGTTTTTGTTTAAATTATTCAAAAATAGACTTTTTTCTGTATAAAAAAAATGATAATTATTTGACTTTGACTAAATGTATGAATTCTATAAAGGGAAATTCTAAAAATACAAATTTCTTCGTTGTAAAAGTATTAAATAAACTGTGGCTATCGCAACTTTTACGCCTTGAAAATAAACAAAATAACTTCGTGCATTTTGAATGCTTCATTTTCCCGATAACTATCGGGATTACAAACCCTTAGTAGGATATTTGTTTTTAATTTGCTCATGTCCATAAAGATTTATTTTTATCAAATGTAAGACAAATTATCTAAAAAAGTAGCAGACCTATAAGCCGGATTCTGTTTCCCAAAAAAATGAGCTTCTATCATTTGTCTAAGGTGTGGTTCGCACCAAACCTTTAGCGACCTACCCCTCGGCAACGAACGAGCAGCCCTTAAATGCCGATATACATGGTCTTGCAACCCAAAAGGCACACAGCTATTGCAGTCGCCTGCAATACTGGTGAGCTCTTACCTCGCCTTTTCACCATCATCCTGACTTTGCAGCCAAGACAGTCATTCTCTGTTGCACTACTATACCCTTGCGAGCATCTTCTCGTTAAGAAGCATGGTGCTCTATGTTGTCCGGACTTTCCTCCTCAAAAAATATTGCGGCGATAGAACAGTCTGCTACATTTGCAAAAGTACAAAAGGAAATTGAAAATTGTAATTATTTTTTTCTGTCAATCCTTTATAATTCTTTTCATCTCTTCAATAGAACGGGCTTCTTTTAGTTTGTCGTTCAACATTGGAAGAACTTGTCCGGAAGCTGAATTTAGGTTTTCTAAGATATTTTCTAACTCTTCGCCAAGCATTGCTTTTTTGTCAATACTTGTTTCTTGCTCATAGGCAGAAAATAGGGTTGAATATAGTTTTTTGCCTCTTTTATAAATGTATTTTGCCTGACTATCGTTTTTATACTTTATTACAAATTTTGTGTTTTTGTCTTCAATGGAATTGGAAAGGGATTTTAGAACTTGATATTTTTCGTTAAGGATTTCTAATTTTATCATCAATCCATTTCCTATTTTTATTTTTTCTTCTACATAACCAGCTTGCATATAGGCTTTTTTTGTTTTCCGAAGAGGCACAACATGCGATTTGTGAAGAATCGAAAAATCTTTTAGATAGTTTTTGTCAATCGATTTGTAGCTTAAATCTACTTTCTGATAAATTCCGTTTAAAGTTTCGTGAAGAGTAATCATTTTATCTAATTTTGCAATTAGTTTTTCTCCCTCTTTAAGCTTTTCTGAGATTGTCGATATCTTGTTATAGAGCTTATATTTATCTTTATTTTCGTCAAGTTCAGTTTTTGAGATTTCCTGGAATTTCTCGTCATATTTGCTCTCGCATTCTGAAAATCTATTTTTTATTGTGTCAATTTGATAGTTTATAGTATCGAAATATAAAGTGTAATTTTCAATGGAAGATAATATTTGGTTTCCTTTATTAATTCTGTTTTGTATTTCGTAGGTTTTTAAGAAAATTTTAAAACTTCCTTCCAGTTCTTTTACTCCAACTTTATAAATATCTGGAAATTTTTGTTTGTATAACTGCTTGATAGCCGGGAGTTTACTTTTAATGTTATCTTCTTGTACTG is part of the Bacteroidota bacterium genome and harbors:
- a CDS encoding NAD(P)/FAD-dependent oxidoreductase — its product is MKKLLILGGGTAGTMMANKLRLALNVEEWEITIVDKHKTHYYQPGFLFIPFSIYNKSDVIKPKSDFFPTGVKVIFSNIDKIVPEESKVLIENGQVLRYDYLIISTGTKTVPAETPGLQDKLWRKSIFDFYTIEGALALQQFFKSWKGGHLVMAISEIPFKCPVAPLEFVFLADAYFTKMNIRDKVKISLVTPMSGAFTKPVATKMLSELLEDKNIEVIPDFYIERIDNENKKLISYDEEEVPFDVLTIVPVNMGDEMIERSGMGDDMNFVPTNKETLQSKDHDNIFVIGDASDIPTSKAGSVAHFSGEILFENILCAIENRPFTAKFDGHANCYIETGFGKGALIDFNYDTEPLPGTFPLPGIGPFGLLKNTKINHYGKVMFRWIYWHMLLKGKELPITAEMTMIGKKKIMI
- a CDS encoding DUF1641 domain-containing protein is translated as MDDVKTQIDTLNAKVDLILDYVNQQRLKTAAVDDLLSDLAIVGKDVYDSTVEELDNAAVEIDPEDLRILGIKLIRNIKNFISLINSFESLSDFVKDASPIFNELIIDFTNKLNEFDKNGYFDFFKEVITVFNNVINHFSTEDMHQLANNAVTILETVKSFTQPDMLKSVNNAMHIFKNMEIENVPEYSLWKLMKEINKPEMRRALGFMVVFIKNVSNSQNQLNEK
- a CDS encoding TusE/DsrC/DsvC family sulfur relay protein yields the protein MAEKNYAGLSLEVNDEGYLLDHAQWSKEIAVEIAKEENIDLDEDHFAVLDFIREKYIAGESLTIRKVGKSGIVDIKGLYKLFPGGPLKKSSRIAGIPKPSSCV
- a CDS encoding S41 family peptidase → MQLNNFKKTFFIIVIVNIIFLNLLHSQTEQLQKRKLTKAFSYIQDLYIDSVSEEEIVENAIIGMLEDLDPHSQYISKENVKMIEEPLKGNFDGIGIQFQILDDTLYVINTLKSGPAAKNGILPGDRIILLENENIAGIGLSEFDARLKFLGIAGTKLNIGIKRFGSNSLLNFTIRREKLPIKSIEASYLVNNKTGYIKLNNFSATTVNEFNKVMSNFLAHGIENLILDIRGNGGGYLKTAVDICDHFIGEEKLIVFTEGKHSLKEEKLANISGYFENGRLTILINEGSASASEIVAGAVQDWDRGVIIGRRSFGKGLVQRPLSLPDGSKLRLTIAQYYTPSGRSIQKPYNNGNEDYNHELIERYNHGELLNKDSIHFPDSLKFETLISKRTVYGGGGIMPDIFIPIDTNVYTNYYQELLDKGIINLYSLNYANKNRELFKQAYPTFDRYIAEFDISEEMFGDFLVIAKKNEISFNEKEFQRSKTKIRNRIIALIALNVFDLTEYYQIVNKEDLVFQKAIKVLSDKKLYKKVLSGK
- a CDS encoding helix-turn-helix transcriptional regulator, giving the protein MNKLIIIEPSEIIFTGLSKLIDSRKFNISQVSSFDDFILKTNKLQTDLIIINPIFILNSVKTFKKVQIEFQHIKWFALIYNYFDESLLNKFDEKIYINDDTFSLNSKINNQIKINKANTAKAIDTISDRETEILKLIVEGNSNKEIADKLFLSTHTVMTHRKNITHKTGIKSVSGLTIYAVVNKIITIPDFKT
- a CDS encoding tyrosine decarboxylase, producing the protein MIMNFEALFLGPQAENHKFFKEILNFLIDEHIHWRRNFHPNDTQSITLQDQGEENFIITQQKIQETLLQLSSALKQSSLPWHSPRYLGHMVSDLLMPAHLAYILTMLYNPNNVAWEASPATTELELQVGIDLAQMLGFDKNQAFGHITSGGTVANIEALWIARNLKSIPLAIKKVKPDLFEGMTDKMLMNFSPRKTLELIGKLNNDLELIKKHSARGEGVKSFEIGKILVPGTRHYSWDKMVDILGIGANNLVVVKVTDNYRMDINDLEEKIQEIVDNDENILAVVGVVGTTEEGSVDPIDEIVALRKKFEEKGTSFYIHIDGAYGGYVRSLFIDESYNFLPYADLRHSLHEKDIIAESYNYPPIEIYNAFKSFEDVDSVTIDPHKLGYIPYQAGAIVFRDKRVRNIVSYFAPYIFEEGNEYQNPLLLGSYILEGSKSGAAAAAVWTANKVVGLNLNGYGKIIGESIEGALRLYNMILDKYLFQIGEKSYEIVPLVKPDTNIVMYAFNEVGNTSLKQMNQLNRDVKEKLYYKPGKFAQQYEFMISSTSFSYADYKDIPLHFLEKLSISENEWKKTQEVFVLRSTIMSPYLTLDFTEIDYLSKLFECFEKILNEIQ